GTTAGTGTTTCCACTATCATGGCGTATGGCTCACCAGGACAGAAAGTAGTAAAGATATCAACTGTAAAAGGATGTTGTAGTGCAGGTGTAGCAGGAATGGAAATGGAGAAGTAATGATACCATTCATGCAATATCCGCAGGCAGTTGAAAGTAAGACTTCCCATTAATATCCAGTAAAAGGGCGCATAACCGATCTGTGCATCGTCAAACAGACAATACAACAGATAGGCCATACTGCACGTGCCCAGCACGATCATCAGCCGTAAAGTAAAACGTTCCAACCGCGATGGCGGGGAAATGGGCGTTGATCCTATCATTTACTGACTACATAAAAAGGTGTATTGGTGGAGGCAAAATGCCCGTTGTTGTCGAAAACTGTTGCAAAAATCCTGTAAGGGCCTTCCTTTGCAGGGGAACGGAATGTTACTTTATGTTCTCCGCTGAAAAGGATTAGACTATCAAAAGACGCAGGTTTTTCTGTATTGGTTTCATACATTTTCTTTGCATGCCAGTCTTCTTCCAGAATTTCCCATTGAATACGTAAAGAATCACTGGTAACGTTTTGAAAAAGTATTTCAGCTGTCTGCACACTATTGGGATTGAACATGATATTATCCCTGGCACCTTTACCTGCCAGCAGCATGTACTTTAGTGCCGGCGCCTCTATCGCCGGTCGTTTGCCGGTCCACAAATACTGCATTACGTTTACTGTTTCTGATGCAGCGCCTTCTTTCGTAAACATGCTAAACCAGGTATGTGTCACTTCCTGCTTATTGCCCCAATAGAAAACGCAGGAACCAAGGAAACGTGGGTTTTTAACCGGCATAAACTGCTCATACAGCTGCTGGTATTGTGCTGCTTTCTTCGTACTCGTATTCTCAATTGGAGCGCCCCATGCAGTAAATTCTGATTCCCAGGGTCCATTGATGCCCCATTCCGTGATCAGGAACGGACCGTCCCAGAACCATGAAAACTTTTTAAGATCGTTTTGCAGCTGTTGTAGTTCTCCGAAGATATTTATAGAGATCAGATCCAGGTCCGGCACTTTCCATCGTATATTATAAATGCATCTTCTGTTGAGATTTATTAATGCAGTGGTCACGGGATGGTCGGGATCTATGGTATGGATCATTTCCAGCAAATGGTTATACGCTTTGTAAAAGTCCCTGAAGCTGGGTTTGTACGGGAAATCCACTTCGTTTCCGAGGCACCACATTAATAACGCCGGATGAGATTTATACCGGTTCACAATATCCCTGAAAGCAGCATATTGCGCTGCTACCTTCGACGTATCCTGGTAGAAAAACAGGAAGTTGCTGACAGGCATGGGGAAACCTGCGATGACGGCAATATTATTTGCGTAAGCATCATCCAGGATCTTGCCGAGGTTTAAGGTATCCCAGGTACGGATAGTGTTGCCGCCCGCATCATGCAGTTTCCGCAGATCTTCAAAACCGGCTGCGCCTTTTATCATATATGGGCTACCATCACGGTAAAGTGTATACTGCGCGCCCTCCTTGCTGATAAAGACTTTCCGGTTATGGTTGGGTGTGGGTGAAGAAGTACACCCCGCAAGAATTACAAGCAAAGCAGCTATATGGATATGGAACCAGGATTTCTTAATCATTCATCAGAGATATAATAAAATCACTATCCTACATCAAATATAATATATAAAGAGCATTGATAATTTTCAAATGAACGATTGATATATTATTGTTGATAATTCAGTTAACATCTGCTTATAAGATCTGCCATAAAAAATTAATTATACGCTCCTGTTTATTGCAATAAAACTTTTATCAGCAAGTCTATTTCTTCCGTGGTATTAAAACTATGTATGACGATCCTCAGCCGCTCCTGTCCTTTTGCTACTGTTGGGTGCAGGATGGCCCGCACGTCCAGTCCAGCCTGCTGCAGGGCCGCTGCAACAGCGCGGGTATGTTCATTACCGCGCGTCAGCACCACCTGGATAGGCGTTTCACTGGGCAACAATTCCAGCTTTTGCACACCGGTTCTGAAATGATAAATCAATGCGGCCAGCTGTGTACGCGCTTCCTGCATATAGGGGAACAGGCTATAACTGGCTTCTATGGCTGCAATAGCGGTAGGTGGCAATGCAGTGGTATAAATAAATGGCCGGGAAAAGTTGATGAGAAAATCACGCAGCACGCTATCGCCTAATATCACGGCACCATGACAGCCCACTGCTTTACCAAAGGTATGAACACGGGCAAAACAGGCGTGTTCCAGTCCCAGGTGCTGGATCAGTCCTTCTCCCCTGTTGCCCACCACACCGGTGGCATGCGCTTCATCTACAATCAGATGCGCACCATGTTGCCTGCAAATATCCGCTATGGCCGCCACCGGCGCCATATCTCCATCCATCGAATAAACAGATTCCACGGCAACGAAAATATTGCCGGTAGCATGTTGCAGCTTCTTCTCCAGATCCTGTACGTCGTTGTGGAAAAAAGAAAATGTCTGCGCCCGCGACAACCGCATTCCATCACGGATAGATGCATGGATCAGCTGATCATAGATCACGGTATCCCCTTTTTGCGGCACGCAGGAAAATAAACCCACATTGGCATCATAGCCGGAATTATAGATCAATGCAGCAGCGGCATGATGAAACGCCGCCAGATCACTTTCTACCGAATTTATCCATTCATAATTACCTGCCAGCAACCGCGACCCTGTGCTGCCATGCATCACGGGCCTTTCCTGTAACAGTGTATGTACTGCTTCCTGCAAAGCTGTGCTGCGGGCCAGTCCCAGGTAGTCATTGGAACAGAAATCAATTTGCTGCCCCGGTAGCCGCAACTCCCGGAAAGCGTGCTGCTCCCGGCGTTGCAACAGGTGTTGTGCTAGAAAATGTACTGACATAAGCTGTATACCTTAGCTTTTGGCAAATTAAATCATTCCCCCTTATCTTCGCAAAAAAAGCTAAGCGCCCACTGCACATGAGCAAAGTATCTATACTCGGATTAAAGTTGCCCACAGATCCCCGCTGGGTTAATCTCGCAGAGATCTCTCTACAGGAGATCCTCACCGACCACGCCTATTGCGAACAAAAGGCTGCTTCCTCCGCTATCTCCCTGATCCAGCGCAACCCTGAAAGGGAAAGACTGGTGGAGGAACTGGCGCCTATTGTAACGGAAGAATGGGGGCATTTCCGCCAGGTACTGGCTGAAATGAAAAAGCGCGGACTGGCATTAGGCCGGCAGCGTAAAGATGACTACGTGAATGCATTAATGGAGAACCGTGTAAAAGGTGGTCATGCAGACAATGCCTTCCTCGACGCCCTCCTCATTTTTGCATTGATCGAAGCGCGCAGCTGCGAGCGTTTCCGCTTGTTAAGCGAAGGACTGGAAGATGAATACATGCGCGAATTCTATCGCCGCTTCATGATTTCAGAAGCAGGACATTACCGCCTGTTCATCGATCTTGCCAATGAATATTTCCCCGAAGAAAAAGTAAAAACACGCTGGCAGGAATGGCTCAAAATGGAAGCCAAAATCCTACAAAATATAGAAGTCAGAGGAGACAGAATGCACTAAATATTTTTTGATTTACGAATTTATGAATTTTGAGATTTTATTTTCTGGAAGATATACGCGAAAATAAAATCTCAAAATTCATAAATTCGTAAATCAGAAAATCAGAAATTGAATCCCATGTTTACATAGAACTTCAATTTCCCTGACTGGTCGCTGTACATCATGGTAGCTTCTATAGGTCCGAGGCGGCTGCTGTAGCCGGCTCCCAGGCCATAACCACTGAGGTATTTAAATCGTCCCGCGTTGAATACATCAGCATCATAAACGGCAGCGCCTATACGCGGAATCGCAAATATATTTCTGATCACTTCATACTGCCAGGCCACCTGCAATGCACCCACACTGGATGAAATCACCTCTCCTTCGTATAGCCCGACAAAGGGGATCTGGTTCCGGGTTACATTGGTCATCCCCCCTACAACAAATGCATTCACAGCAGATTCATTGTAGCCGAGGTTCAAACCCAGTCCACCATCCAGTTCCAGCGCCGATCGATGGCTTTGACCCAAAGGAATGTAGTATTTCGTCATCAGCATAATACGCTGATAATCGTTAAACTTTACACCGGCACTATCCAGGTCCAGCGGTTGCCCGTTCGTATTTACCTTGATACCCGGATGTTGATTGTAGATATAACCGCCTTCCAGGTTCAGCAACAGCCCGCTGGTAGGATACATTTTACGGTTGAGCGAATTTATTCCGTAATAAACATAGCTATTCAGCTGATTGGTACTGCCGCTCACCTCCATGAAGGGAGAGAACTGCGGTTTATATTTGATGTACTCCCAGCGGGTGCCGGCACCCATCGACATATTACGGCCAGGGCTATACTGAAAGTTCACGTTTACATTGGCATATTTATTACGATACTGCTGCATCTTGCCAAAATCTTCATCATAAAAAGTAAGCCCGCTATTTTCATAATAGGTGCTTAGTCCGAAGCCGAAATCGCGGCTACGCCCCATATACTTAAAGTATTGTGCTTCCAGGCGTGGGTTCTCGCTAATGGCGGCCGTTACAAATGAACGGGAGTTAGGCACAATAAAATTACGTTGCGTCAGGTTGAGGATAGCACTGGCGCCGGTGAAGGTGTTATAGTTCAACGCAAATTTTACATAGGTGAGCGGGTTTTCCACGGCTGTAATATCCATCCTGCTTTTACCATATCCTTCAGGAACAAGGTTGTAAGTAATCAGGTTGAAAAAGCGGGTACCGTATACCTTCAGGATAGCATTGCGCAATTGTTCTCTTGAATAACAACCGCCTGGCTTCAGATGCAGGCGTTGCAGAAAAAACTTCCTGTCAGCATGTACCAGCCCCGAAACGTTGATACCGCTGAGTTCTACGTCTGCGGCAAAAGGCAACCTGTTGGCAACAAATGGTGTGGTAGGATAAAGGGCATTCAGGGAATCCGCCAGGTGTTTGAAGACAGGGTAAAACTCCCGCCCTCTCCGGCGGCCGGCTTCGATGATAGAATCCACGCTGCCAAAGGCGGCCGCTGAATAATTCCGCAGGTATTTATTAACCGAAATATAAATATCGCATTGTTTACGCGCTTCTTTAAAATCTTCCGCGTCCTTATAAAATCCCAGCTGGTAAAGGATATCAATGGGTGTTATCAACTGGTCCGCTTTCCGTAATCCACCGCTCACATTGGAGCCGATCACAATGTCGGCCCCCATTTCCTTGGCGGTGATGACCGGAAAATTGCGTACCACACCACCATCTACCAGTTTACGGTCGCCAATTTTCACGGCGGTAAAAACGGATGGTATGGCCATACTGGCACGCATACTCGTTACGATCTCGCCGCTGTCGAGCGTTACTATTTCGCCGGTGGCCACGTCTGTAGCGATGCATTTAAAGGGGATGTTGAATTTGGTGAAGTCCTTCTGATCTCTTACCGGCCATCCTAATCTCGCCAGTTCCAGCCAGAGGGCTTCGCCGGAAATCACGCCGGAAGCCAGTTTCGGCTTGCCATATTCAAATGGGATTTCAATAATGTATTTGTTGTACTCGTTTTTTTCTTCATAAGATATATCTGTGAGCACCGGCTGATTACTGAAAAGGCTATTCCAGTCGAGCCTGTGGGCGATGGCTTCAATGGAATCACCGGCATATCCCATTGCGTACAAGGCCCCTACAATACTTCCCATACTCGTACCCGTTATGTAGTCTATCTTGAGCCCGGCACTGTCTATCGCCTCCAGGATACCGATATGCGCTAACCCGCGGGCCCCGCCACCACTGAGTGTCAGCCCGATCTTAGGCCGCCCCTGACCGGATTGCTGCGCTGCCGCCTGCTGATGCAAAAGGAGGATGCTTAATAATATTAAGCACGTAACCCTGCCGATATAAAGTAACTGTCCTGGATTCATGGTATAAAATTACCCCGTTATTAAAGATAAGGCTTTTAAATATTTACAGATTTTGAGATTTTGAAAGAAGAGGAAGTTGCACTCATAATATTTATTCTGTATCTTTTTCGCATTAACTATAAAACCACGTATGCAAAACTCAAGCGCCACAAAAAATATCTGGCAAGTGATCATGGCCTCGTCGGCCGGTACCCTCATAGAATGGTATGACTTCTATATCTTCGGCAGCTTGTCTGTTATCATTGCTGAAAAATTCTTTCCACCCAGCAATCCACAGCTGGCATATATCGCTACCCTGGCCACTTTCGCGGTAGGATTCATTGTACGCCCCTTCGGCGCTATTGTATTCGGAAGACTGGGAGATATGGTTGGACGAAAGTACACTTTCCTCCTCACCCTGTTGATCATGGGTGGCTCTACTTTCGCCATAGGCCTCATTCCAAGCTATCATACCATTGGCATTGTGGCGCCTATACTGGTGTTGATTCTGCGTTTATTACAAGGGCTGGCACTCGGTGGCGAATATGGCGGCGCTGCTACC
The Chitinophaga sp. MM2321 DNA segment above includes these coding regions:
- a CDS encoding patatin-like phospholipase family protein: MNPGQLLYIGRVTCLILLSILLLHQQAAAQQSGQGRPKIGLTLSGGGARGLAHIGILEAIDSAGLKIDYITGTSMGSIVGALYAMGYAGDSIEAIAHRLDWNSLFSNQPVLTDISYEEKNEYNKYIIEIPFEYGKPKLASGVISGEALWLELARLGWPVRDQKDFTKFNIPFKCIATDVATGEIVTLDSGEIVTSMRASMAIPSVFTAVKIGDRKLVDGGVVRNFPVITAKEMGADIVIGSNVSGGLRKADQLITPIDILYQLGFYKDAEDFKEARKQCDIYISVNKYLRNYSAAAFGSVDSIIEAGRRRGREFYPVFKHLADSLNALYPTTPFVANRLPFAADVELSGINVSGLVHADRKFFLQRLHLKPGGCYSREQLRNAILKVYGTRFFNLITYNLVPEGYGKSRMDITAVENPLTYVKFALNYNTFTGASAILNLTQRNFIVPNSRSFVTAAISENPRLEAQYFKYMGRSRDFGFGLSTYYENSGLTFYDEDFGKMQQYRNKYANVNVNFQYSPGRNMSMGAGTRWEYIKYKPQFSPFMEVSGSTNQLNSYVYYGINSLNRKMYPTSGLLLNLEGGYIYNQHPGIKVNTNGQPLDLDSAGVKFNDYQRIMLMTKYYIPLGQSHRSALELDGGLGLNLGYNESAVNAFVVGGMTNVTRNQIPFVGLYEGEVISSSVGALQVAWQYEVIRNIFAIPRIGAAVYDADVFNAGRFKYLSGYGLGAGYSSRLGPIEATMMYSDQSGKLKFYVNMGFNF
- a CDS encoding pyridoxal phosphate-dependent aminotransferase family protein, producing the protein MSVHFLAQHLLQRREQHAFRELRLPGQQIDFCSNDYLGLARSTALQEAVHTLLQERPVMHGSTGSRLLAGNYEWINSVESDLAAFHHAAAALIYNSGYDANVGLFSCVPQKGDTVIYDQLIHASIRDGMRLSRAQTFSFFHNDVQDLEKKLQHATGNIFVAVESVYSMDGDMAPVAAIADICRQHGAHLIVDEAHATGVVGNRGEGLIQHLGLEHACFARVHTFGKAVGCHGAVILGDSVLRDFLINFSRPFIYTTALPPTAIAAIEASYSLFPYMQEARTQLAALIYHFRTGVQKLELLPSETPIQVVLTRGNEHTRAVAAALQQAGLDVRAILHPTVAKGQERLRIVIHSFNTTEEIDLLIKVLLQ
- a CDS encoding tRNA-(ms[2]io[6]A)-hydroxylase; this encodes MSKVSILGLKLPTDPRWVNLAEISLQEILTDHAYCEQKAASSAISLIQRNPERERLVEELAPIVTEEWGHFRQVLAEMKKRGLALGRQRKDDYVNALMENRVKGGHADNAFLDALLIFALIEARSCERFRLLSEGLEDEYMREFYRRFMISEAGHYRLFIDLANEYFPEEKVKTRWQEWLKMEAKILQNIEVRGDRMH
- a CDS encoding glycoside hydrolase family 2 TIM barrel-domain containing protein, with amino-acid sequence MIKKSWFHIHIAALLVILAGCTSSPTPNHNRKVFISKEGAQYTLYRDGSPYMIKGAAGFEDLRKLHDAGGNTIRTWDTLNLGKILDDAYANNIAVIAGFPMPVSNFLFFYQDTSKVAAQYAAFRDIVNRYKSHPALLMWCLGNEVDFPYKPSFRDFYKAYNHLLEMIHTIDPDHPVTTALINLNRRCIYNIRWKVPDLDLISINIFGELQQLQNDLKKFSWFWDGPFLITEWGINGPWESEFTAWGAPIENTSTKKAAQYQQLYEQFMPVKNPRFLGSCVFYWGNKQEVTHTWFSMFTKEGAASETVNVMQYLWTGKRPAIEAPALKYMLLAGKGARDNIMFNPNSVQTAEILFQNVTSDSLRIQWEILEEDWHAKKMYETNTEKPASFDSLILFSGEHKVTFRSPAKEGPYRIFATVFDNNGHFASTNTPFYVVSK